One Glycine soja cultivar W05 chromosome 2, ASM419377v2, whole genome shotgun sequence genomic region harbors:
- the LOC114369554 gene encoding AMSH-like ubiquitin thioesterase 2 yields the protein MCSMSVDDDGEDTSGISSFPLGILSNSVHQDSQSSHVTAFNSGHGSSKLDNESTSSNTIRDVHISMRLMEDFLDLAKENTGKDLETCGIRGAYLEKGTLYMTTLIIPKQESASYSCQATNEEEVFKILNERSLYPEGWIHTHPSQSCFMSSVDLHTQYSYQMMIPEAFAIVLAPNDTSRSTYCLLFYNMDDFSPILLVIVVLKN from the exons ATGTGCAGCATGAGTGTCGATGATGATGGCGAGGACACATCCGGGATTTCATCGTTCCCATTGGGAATTTTGAGTAACTCAGTGCATCAAGATTCACAAAGTTCTCACGTTACAGCTTTTAATTCAGGTCATGGATCCTCAAAGTTGGACAACGAGTCAACCTCGTCTAACACCATACGGGATGTTCATATT TCAATGCGGTTAATGGAGGACTTTCTTGATCTTGCTAAAGAAAATACAGGAAAGGATTTGGAAACTTGTGGTATACGTGGTGCCTATCTT GAGAAGGGAACCCTCTACATGACTACCCTGATCATACCAAAGCAGGAATCAGCTTCCTATTCT TGTCAAGCTACAAATGAGGAGGAAGTTTTCAAAATTCTAAATGAAAGATCCCTTTATCCTGAGGGATGGATCCAT ACACATCCTTCTCAAAGTTGTTTCATGTCATCTGTGGATCTGCACACTCAATATTCATATCAG ATGATGATTCCTGAGGCATTTGCCATTGTCTTGGCGCCAAATGATACCTCAAGGTCTACCTACTGTCTCTTGTTCTACAATATGGACGATTTCTCACCAATTCTTCTAGTTATTGTTGTGCTTAAAAACTAA
- the LOC114380320 gene encoding uncharacterized protein LOC114380320 yields MQAVSLSPLSSRDSSDEFAGKFEHDFVAKLKINENENEEKHNEDEVEEEEEFSFVLTNSDGSPISAEDAFDNGHIRPIFPIFNQDLLFSDDYNGGDGLRLPIKVFVEHADVSPSPSEATTPAEGTYCEWNPKAAVKSNSTGFSKLWRFRDVKLRSNSDGKDAFVFLNHAPAAKPAEKASSVVVKKVEVKKGKTTTAAASAHEKHYVMSRARKESDKRKSYLPYKQDLFGFFANASGLSRNVHPY; encoded by the coding sequence ATGCAAGCCGTTTCACTCTCACCTTTGTCGTCTAGGGATTCTTCCGACGAGTTCGCTGGAAAGTTCGAACACGATTTCGTGGCTAAGCTCAAAATCAACGAAAACGAAAACGAAGAGAAGCATAACGAAGATGAggtagaagaagaggaagagttTAGCTTCGTTCTCACGAATTCCGATGGATCGCCGATCTCCGCCGAAGACGCGTTCGACAACGGCCATATTCGTCCGATTTTTCCGATTTTCAACCAGGATCTTCTGTTCTCCGACGATTACAACGGCGGCGACGGTCTCCGGCTGCCGATAAAGGTCTTCGTCGAACACGCGGATGTTTCTCCGTCGCCGTCGGAGGCGACGACGCCGGCGGAAGGAACATACTGCGAGTGGAATCCGAAAGCGGCGGTGAAGAGCAACTCGACGGGATTCTCGAAGCTGTGGAGGTTCCGAGACGTGAAGCTGCGGAGCAACAGCGACGGAAAAGACGCGTTCGTGTTCTTGAACCACGCGCCGGCGGCGAAGCCGGCGGAGAAGGCGAGCAGCGTCGTCGTGAAGAAGGTTGAGGTGAAGAAGGGGAAAACGACGACGGCGGCGGCGTCTGCGCACGAGAAGCATTACGTTATGAGCAGAGCGAGGAAAGAGAGCGATAAACGCAAGTCGTATTTGCCGTATAAGCAAGATCTGTTCGGGTTCTTCGCCAACGCCAGTGGATTGAGCAGAAATGTTCATCCTTATTGA